The DNA window GACAAGGTCACCGTCGAGTCGGCGAACGCCATCAAGCAGTATGGCGTCGGCGTGAAGTGCGCGACCATCACCCCGGATGAGGCGCGGGTGAAGGAGTTCAACCTCAAGAAGATGTGGAAGTCGCCGAACGGCACGATCCGCAACATCCTGGGCGGCACCGTCTTCCGCGAGCCGATCGTCTGCTCGAACGTTCCGCGCTACGTCCCGGGCTGGACCAAGCCGATCATCATCGGCCGCCACGCCTTCGGCGACCAGTACAAGGCCACCGACTTCGTCGTTCCCGGCCCGGGCAAGATGACGATCAAGTGGGAAGCCGCCGACGGCAGCAGCCAGATCGAGCATGAGGTGTTCGACTACCCGAGCGCCGGTGTGGCGATGGGCATGTACAACCTCGACGATTCGATCGAAGGCTTCGCCCACTCCAGCTTCATGTATGGTCTGGAGCGCGGCTACTCGGTCTATCTGTCGACGAAGAACACGATCCTGAAGGCCTATGACGGCCGCTTCAAGGACATCTTCCAGAAGATCTTCGACGAGACCTATGCCGACCAGTTCAAGGCCAAGGGTCTGGTCTATGAGCACCGCCTGATCGACGACATGGTCGCCTCCGCCCTGAAGTGGGAAGGCGGCTTCGTCTGGGCCTGCAAGAACTACGACGGCGATGTGGAGTCGGACGTGGTGGCGCAGGGCTTCGGCTCGCTGGGCCTGATGACCTCGGTGCTGGTGACGCCGGACGGCAAGACCGTCGAGGCCGAGGCCGCCCACGGCACGGTGACCCGCCATTACCGCGAGCACCAGAAGGGCAAGGAGACCTCGACCAACCCGATCGCGTCGATCTATGCCTGGACCCAGGGTCTGGCCTATCGCGGCAAGTTCGACGATACCCCGGACGTGGTCAAGTTCGCCCAGACGCTGGAGCGCGTCTGCGTCGAGACCGTCGAGTCCGGCTACATGACCAAGGATCTCGCCATCCTGATCGGCCCGCAGCAGCCGTGGCTGACCACCAAGCAGTTCCTGGACAAGCTGTCGGACAATCTGGAAAAGAAGATGGCCGCCTGGTCGTAAGACCTGCACTGTCTTTCTCAGGGTGCGACGCCGCGTCCGGGTCAAACCGGATCGCGGCTCGGCTAGGGTTCGGGCGGGGAGTTTCGGCTCCCCGCCTTTTTCTTATCCGGTTCAGGAAGGACCCAACCCGATGCCCAACGATCTGTTCCGCGTCGCCGTCGTCGGCGCTGGCGAGACCGGAACGCCCCTGTTGCGCAAGCTGCTGGCCGCCCCGTTCGTCGAACTTCTGGGCGTGGCCGACCTTGATGCAGAGGCGCCGGGCATGCGCCTCGCCAGTCACCGCGGCGTCAAGACCACCACCGACTTTCAGGAATTGGCCCGGTTGGGCGAGCAGCTGGACGTGCTGATCGATGTCACCGGCGTACCGGCGGTCCGCGAATCCCTGCGCAAGGCGATGCAGGAAACCGGCAACCATCACACGGTGATCGTCCACGAGATGGTCGTGCAACTGATGCTGTCGCTCCTGAATGGCGAGTTGGTGCGCTTGAAGCACGATACGCAGGACTATTGAGGCGGCGGCGTTTGCAGGCTCCGCGAATTGCCTCATGATGGGCCGAGGGTGTCCACCGCGGCGCCCGCCCATATCGGGAGCCCATGTCAGGAGCGGCCATCGCATGGAACTCGGCATTCTGGTCATTGCGGCGTTCGTTCTGGTCGTCATCCTGGCGATCACCAGCGTTCGCATCGTCCCCCAGGGGTTCAACTTCATCGTCGAACGGCTGGGCCGTTATCAGGAAACGCTGCTGCCGGGCTTCAACGTCATTTTTCCGGTCATCAGCTCCGTCCGCGCGAAGGTCGACATGCGCGAGACGGTGGTGGACGTGCCGTCGCAGAGCGTGATCACCAAGGACAACGCCGCGGTGACCGCCGATGGCGTGCTGTATTTTCAGGTGCTTGATCCGATGAAGGCGACCTATGAGGTCAATGACCTGCAGCGGGCGATCCAGACGCTGGCGATGACCACCACCCGCACGGTGATGGGCTCCATGGATCTGGACGAGTTGCTGAGCCAGCGCGAAGCGATCAACGCCAGCCTGCTCCGCGCGGTGGACGAGGCGACTGCCTCCTGGGGCGTGCGGGTGACCCGCATCGAGTTGCGCGACATCACCCCGCCCGAGGACATCGTGCAGGCGATGGGCCGCCAGTTGAAGGCTGAGCGCCTCCGCCGTGCCCAAATCCTGGAGGCCGACGCGGAGAAGGAAAGCCAGATCCGCATTGCCCAGGGCAAGCTGGAAGCCGCCAAGCTGGAGGCCGAAGCGCGTGAACGACTGGCAGAGGCGGAAGCCAAGGCGACCCGACTGGTCTCGGAGGCGGTGGCACAGGGATCGAACCAGGCCCTGGGCTATTTTCTCGGCCAGAAATACATGGAGGCGTTGAAAGCCTTCGCCGCCTCTCCCAACCAGAAAACCATGATCCTGCCAGTGGAATTGGCTGGCGTCGCCGGTGCCCTGGCCGGGCTGGGCGATTTGGTGCGCGATGCCACCCCACCCCGGACGCCCGCCGCATCACAGCCCCCGCCGCGCAATCCGTGGTCAGTGCCACCGACTTCGTCCTCGGCGGACGGGGAGTGACCGCATGTCGCCGCTGCTGTGGGGAGCGCTGGGTGCTTTGCTGATTGCAGCGGAATTGGTGCTGCCCGGAATCTTCCTGATCTGGTTCGGCGGGGCGGCTTTGCTCACCGGCCTCGTCACTGCACTCTGGCACGATTGGGGGCTGATCAACGAGGCTGGCTTCTTCACCATCGCCGCGGGCACCGCAGTGGGCATCGCCATTGCCCATGCCCGGCGGCGCAACGCGTCGGCGGAAGTCGACGCCTCACGGATCAACGACCGTGCAGGCCAGTTGGTCGGTCGGGCAGTGATGCTGACTGAACCGATCGCCAACGGCCACGGACGCGTGTTCGTCGGCGACACGCTATGGGCGGTGGAAGGGCCGGACCGGCCGGCCGGAACCGCCATGGTGGTCGCCGGGCACCGCGGAATGATACTGCTGCTTCAAGATGCGACGGAGCCACCACGGCAGAGTACGTATCACGGTGCGGCGGAGTGACCGGGAATCCGCCGAAAAGGCGCTGCATGCCGACACACCGTCTCCTGCCCGACGGGGAGCCATCAAGCTCCGTTGGAGGAGCGCCGAGCACGAACAGGCGGTGAGAGCAGAAATCGTTGGCGTTGAGCGAGGTGGCTGCCGTTGTCCGTCGGCCCGTTGCGGGGTGGCGGCTTTATCCCCCTGCGACGGGTGAGCAAATCTCGACCAGACATCCATCGATATCGCGGACATAGCCGACGATCTGACCACAGGGCTTCTCGACCGGCGGTGATACGGCGTCCGCTCCCGCAGCGATGGCCGTCGCATAGGCCGCCCGCGGATCGTCGGTCACGAGAGCGATCTCGAAACCGGAGGAAATCTCGCCCTTGAGGTTGGGACGGATCGCGAGGCCATTCATTTCCGCCATCGGCTCGCCGGCGAAGGCCAAGGTCGTTTCTCCGGTATCGAGCTCCGCGTACAGGTTGCTTTCATGCACGAAGCGACGCTTCAGGCCAAAGGCACGTTCGTAGAAATCAATCGTGGCAAGCACGTCGGCAACATAGATGATGGTGTATCCGAGCTTCATGCTGCGCTCCCGACCTGTTTGCGGTGCCCCGCTTTCTGCGTTCTTCCCCTCGCAGCCACCAAACAAAAAAGCCCGTCTCTCCCCCGAGAGCGGGCTTTTTGAACAACCGTTCGGCGGATCAGGCAGCGCCGACGTTGCGGTCCTCGTCACGCTTCTTGCTGCCCGACGCCGGCTGGTAGGCCAGGGCGGCATGTTCGGCGCAATAGGGCATGCCGGGCAAAGCGGTCTTGCCGCAGAAATGGAAGTCCTGATGCTTGGGATCGCCGACCGGCCATTTGCACATCCGCTCCGTCAGAGCAAGAATGGTGGCGCCACGCGTCGGCTTCTTCTTGATAGGCGACGGCCGGCCTGACAAGCCCAGACGGTGGGCCTTGCCGATGACCGCGTTGCGGGTGATGTCTCCCAGAATGTCGGCGATCTCGCTCGCGCTCAACCCCTGGGACCAGAGATCCTTGAGCTGTTGAATCCGCTCGTCCGTCCAACTCATCCCCGAGTACTCCCGATCCGGTGTCCGGTTATGTTGTGGCAAACAGGTCACGGTCTAGTGCCGTTTTCCATAAGCCGCAACATTTTGTGCCAGCCGGTGAGGAAGCTACCAGATGACGGCCGCTGACGATAGGGGGCGCGGCAACATTCCTGTTGATAAGTCGGTGGGTAGACTCATGAATTCAGAGCGCCATACACCTCCTCGGCGACGCCGGACAGAGTGTCCCGGTCGAGCTCGCCAGTGACGGCCAGCGCCAAGCCATTGTCTTTCCAATACAATGCACGCACTCCACCATCCTGGGCGAAACGGAATGCCGAACCTGAGGTGTTAGGATCGGGGCGGATATACAACGTGATGCGACGCCCGGCCGCATCCTCGTACATGTACAAGGCCACAGGCCCAGCGGAATCGGCCAGAAGACGCCCGCCGATCAGCTGGTAGCCTCCCTTTGTGACTTTTGGGCAACGCATAGTCTTGCCCAGCCGCTTTGACAGCCAGTTCACCAGATGCGCCTCGTCCTCCACACCGATCTCGACCGGGTGGCGGACCTCGACGGAGAAAACGCGATGGGCGGCGACTGCATCGGCGATGAAGGCGGCGGTCGGCGCC is part of the Azospirillum lipoferum 4B genome and encodes:
- a CDS encoding SPFH domain-containing protein; the protein is MELGILVIAAFVLVVILAITSVRIVPQGFNFIVERLGRYQETLLPGFNVIFPVISSVRAKVDMRETVVDVPSQSVITKDNAAVTADGVLYFQVLDPMKATYEVNDLQRAIQTLAMTTTRTVMGSMDLDELLSQREAINASLLRAVDEATASWGVRVTRIELRDITPPEDIVQAMGRQLKAERLRRAQILEADAEKESQIRIAQGKLEAAKLEAEARERLAEAEAKATRLVSEAVAQGSNQALGYFLGQKYMEALKAFAASPNQKTMILPVELAGVAGALAGLGDLVRDATPPRTPAASQPPPRNPWSVPPTSSSADGE
- a CDS encoding NADP-dependent isocitrate dehydrogenase; protein product: MTKIKVANPVVELDGDEMTRIIWQFIKDKLILPYLDIDLKYYDLGIENRDKTDDKVTVESANAIKQYGVGVKCATITPDEARVKEFNLKKMWKSPNGTIRNILGGTVFREPIVCSNVPRYVPGWTKPIIIGRHAFGDQYKATDFVVPGPGKMTIKWEAADGSSQIEHEVFDYPSAGVAMGMYNLDDSIEGFAHSSFMYGLERGYSVYLSTKNTILKAYDGRFKDIFQKIFDETYADQFKAKGLVYEHRLIDDMVASALKWEGGFVWACKNYDGDVESDVVAQGFGSLGLMTSVLVTPDGKTVEAEAAHGTVTRHYREHQKGKETSTNPIASIYAWTQGLAYRGKFDDTPDVVKFAQTLERVCVETVESGYMTKDLAILIGPQQPWLTTKQFLDKLSDNLEKKMAAWS
- a CDS encoding GcrA family cell cycle regulator, translated to MSWTDERIQQLKDLWSQGLSASEIADILGDITRNAVIGKAHRLGLSGRPSPIKKKPTRGATILALTERMCKWPVGDPKHQDFHFCGKTALPGMPYCAEHAALAYQPASGSKKRDEDRNVGAA
- a CDS encoding VOC family protein, with amino-acid sequence MKLGYTIIYVADVLATIDFYERAFGLKRRFVHESNLYAELDTGETTLAFAGEPMAEMNGLAIRPNLKGEISSGFEIALVTDDPRAAYATAIAAGADAVSPPVEKPCGQIVGYVRDIDGCLVEICSPVAGG
- a CDS encoding NfeD family protein, with product MSPLLWGALGALLIAAELVLPGIFLIWFGGAALLTGLVTALWHDWGLINEAGFFTIAAGTAVGIAIAHARRRNASAEVDASRINDRAGQLVGRAVMLTEPIANGHGRVFVGDTLWAVEGPDRPAGTAMVVAGHRGMILLLQDATEPPRQSTYHGAAE
- a CDS encoding anti-sigma factor family protein; its protein translation is MSGTRNPVTEAELHAWLDGELPEERLADVERHLADHPEIAQRFERYRAQRAMLGQCFGPLIDRPLPDRLTPPFTAREHPDPAVSRWSVAQWGRGAVWGTAVAASLLVFVAGGAGGWLLRERMAGAVEAPTAAFIADAVAAHRVFSVEVRHPVEIGVEDEAHLVNWLSKRLGKTMRCPKVTKGGYQLIGGRLLADSAGPVALYMYEDAAGRRITLYIRPDPNTSGSAFRFAQDGGVRALYWKDNGLALAVTGELDRDTLSGVAEEVYGALNS
- a CDS encoding oxidoreductase, with amino-acid sequence MPNDLFRVAVVGAGETGTPLLRKLLAAPFVELLGVADLDAEAPGMRLASHRGVKTTTDFQELARLGEQLDVLIDVTGVPAVRESLRKAMQETGNHHTVIVHEMVVQLMLSLLNGELVRLKHDTQDY